The Actinomyces sp. oral taxon 414 genome has a segment encoding these proteins:
- a CDS encoding ABC transporter ATP-binding protein, giving the protein MIEASGLTKRYGAKTAVDHISFTIEPGTVTGFLGPNGAGKSTTMRLIMGLDKPTEGNVKINGRSYQDLTAPLCEVGALLDAKGLHGSRTARAHLTQLAVSNGIPTRRVDEVLDITGLTPVAKKRVKGFSLGMGQRLGIAAALLGDPRILIFDEPVNGLDPEGVKWVRETCRRLAGEGRTVFISSHLMSEMAQTADHLIVIGRGRILTSGPVNEVIASVTSDVVRVTSPGAASLARALQGAGIAVELKDATTLTTTEAPAARIGEIAAANGVVLHELTTIHASLEDAYLELTGNEVEYTTGPGSRPAPVPVRRSA; this is encoded by the coding sequence ATGATCGAAGCATCCGGTCTCACCAAGCGCTACGGCGCCAAGACCGCCGTCGACCACATCTCCTTCACCATCGAGCCGGGCACCGTCACCGGCTTCCTCGGCCCCAACGGCGCCGGCAAGTCCACCACCATGCGCCTGATCATGGGCCTGGACAAGCCCACCGAGGGCAACGTCAAAATCAACGGCCGCTCCTACCAGGACCTGACCGCCCCCCTGTGCGAGGTCGGCGCCCTTCTGGACGCCAAGGGCCTGCACGGCTCGCGCACCGCCCGGGCGCACCTGACCCAGCTCGCCGTCTCCAACGGCATCCCCACCCGCCGCGTCGACGAAGTCCTCGACATCACCGGCCTGACGCCCGTGGCCAAGAAGCGTGTCAAGGGATTCAGCCTGGGCATGGGCCAGCGCCTGGGCATCGCCGCCGCCCTGCTGGGCGACCCGAGGATCCTCATCTTCGACGAGCCCGTCAACGGCCTGGACCCCGAGGGCGTCAAGTGGGTCCGCGAGACCTGCCGGCGCCTGGCCGGCGAGGGCCGCACCGTTTTCATCTCCTCCCACCTCATGAGCGAGATGGCCCAGACCGCCGACCACCTCATTGTCATCGGCCGCGGCCGCATCCTCACCTCCGGCCCCGTCAACGAGGTCATCGCTTCCGTCACCTCCGACGTCGTGCGCGTCACCAGCCCCGGCGCCGCCTCCCTGGCCCGGGCCCTCCAGGGCGCCGGCATCGCCGTCGAGCTCAAGGACGCCACCACCCTGACGACGACGGAGGCCCCCGCCGCCCGCATCGGCGAGATCGCGGCCGCCAACGGCGTCGTCCTGCACGAGCTGACCACCATCCACGCCAGCCTCGAGGACGCCTACCTCGAACTG